A region from the Hydra vulgaris chromosome 10, alternate assembly HydraT2T_AEP genome encodes:
- the LOC136086084 gene encoding uncharacterized protein LOC136086084: protein MNCNNSKLDATAKSYELNDTSIFSLNSVFFTFSSEPVLGVNELHKNGITTNNQCFSYRLSAIICDTRTKVFLKCTKGYNAYHGCYKREQHGVYNGKVTFLETIVTLRTDASLANISDCKLHICLSPLARTSIGLISQVPGDFMRLSCLDVLRKYVCSKLARKARAFSDFERWKATEFQQLLLHTATANSDHDLQQSIKSILISNNIIDKNDKLLNSVLEKGTTGLHHFKDDIAPRDFKNIEESINKLFTSSSSCTTNDNHNLQQSIKSILLSNKIIDENDKLLNSVLEKGTTGLNQFRDDITPRDFRKLEVSINKLFTSSSSSAANADHDLRRSIKSILVSNNIIDENDKLLNSVLEKGKTGLNYFKDDIAPRDFKNIEVSINKLFSSSSSCTTNADHDLRQSIKSILDSNNIIDENDKLLNSLLEKGTTGLNQFKDDITPRDFKKLEVSINKLFTSSSSSATNADHDLRQSIKSILVSNNVIDENDKLLNSVLEKGTTGLIHFKDDITPRDFKNIEVSINKLFTSSSSSATNADHDLRQSIKSILVSNNVIDENDKLLNSVLEKGTTGLIHFKDDITPRDFKNIEVSINKLFTSSSSCTTNADHDLRQSIKSILVSNNIIDENDKLLNSVLEKGTTGLNQFKDDITPRDFKKLEVSINKLFTSSSSSATNADHDLRQSIKSILVSNNVIDENDKLLNSVLEKGTTGLIHFKDDITPRDFKNIEVSINKLFTSSSSCTTNADHDLRQSIKSILVSNNIIDENDKLLNSVLEKGTTGLNQFKDDITPRDFKKLEVSINKLFTSSSSSTTNANHNLQQSIKSILLSYKIIDENNKLLNSVLEKGTTGLNQFKDDITPRVFKKLEVSINKLLASSSYGVD, encoded by the exons ATGAACTGCAACAACTCAAAGCTTGATGCTACGGCGAAGAGTTATGAACTTAATGACACATctattttttccttaaattcagtatttttta CTTTCTCATCTGAACCTGTTTTAGGAGTTAATGAGCTGCACAAAAATGGTATCACAACCAACAATCAATGTTTTTCATATAGACTTTCTGCTATTATTTGTGACACCCGaacaaaagtctttttaaaatgcACTAAAGGTTATAATGCATACCATGGCTGCTATAAACGTGAGCAGCATGGTGTATATAATGGAAAAGTAACTTTTCTTGAAACTATTGTAACATTAAGAACAGATGCATCACTTGCTAATATTTCAGATTGCAAGCTTCATATTTGTTTGAGCCCTCTAGCTCGAACATCTATTGGTTTGATATCACAAGTCCCAGGTGATTTTATGCGTTTGTCATGCTTGGATGTTCTGCGCAAATAtgt atGTTCAAAGTTGGCTCGAAAGGCAAGAGCATTTTCTGATTTTGAACGCTGGAAAGCTACAGAATTTCAACAACTTCTGTTGCATACTG CTACCGCTAATTCTGATCACGATTTGCaacaatcaataaaatcaattttaatttcaaataatattattgataagAATGATAAACTACTGAACTCAGTGCTCGAAAAGGGAACAACAGGACTACACCATTTCAAGGACGATATTGCACCTAGAGATTTTAAGAACATAGAAGAATCAATTAATAAGTTGTTTACTAGCAGCAGCTCTT gTACCACTAATGATAATCACAATTTGCaacaatcaataaaatcaattttactttcaaataaaattattgatgaGAATGATAAACTACTGAACTCAGTGCTCGAAAAGGGAACAACAGGACTAAACCAATTCAGGGACGACATTACACCAAGAGATTTTAGGAAACTGGAAGTATCAATTAATAAGTTGTTTACTAGCAGCAGCTCTT CTGCCGCTAATGCTGATCACGATTTGCGACgatcaataaaatcaattttagtttcaaataatattattgatgAGAATGATAAACTGCTGAACTCAGTGCTCGAAAAGGGAAAAACAGGACTAAACTATTTCAAGGACGACATTGCACctagagattttaaaaacatagaaGTATCAATTAATAAGTTGTTTTCTAGCAGCAGCTCTT GTACCACTAATGCTGATCACGATTTGCGACaatcaataaaatcaattttagattcaaataatattattgatgAGAATGATAAACTACTGAACTCATTGCTCGAAAAGGGAACAACAGGACTAAACCAATTCAAGGACGACATTACACCAAGAGATTTTAAGAAACTAGAAGTATCAATTAATAAGTTGTTTACTAGCAGCAGCTCTT CTGCTACTAATGCTGATCACGATTTGCGACaatcaataaaatcaattttagtttcaaataatGTTATTGATGAGAATGATAAACTACTGAACTCAGTGCTTGAAAAGGGAACAACAGGACTAATCCATTTCAAGGACGACATTACACCAAGAGATTTTAAGAACATAGAAGTATCAATTAATAAGTTGTTTACTAGCAGCAGCTCTT CTGCTACTAATGCTGATCACGATTTGCGACaatcaataaaatcaattttagtttcaaataatGTTATTGATGAGAATGATAAACTACTGAACTCAGTGCTTGAAAAGGGAACAACAGGACTAATCCATTTCAAGGACGACATTACACCAAGAGATTTTAAGAACATAGAAGTATCAATTAATAAGTTGTTTACTAGCAGCAGCTCTT GTACCACTAATGCTGATCACGATTTGCGACaatcaataaaatcaattttagtttcaaataatattattgatgAGAATGATAAACTACTGAACTCAGTGCTCGAAAAGGGAACAACAGGACTAAACCAATTCAAGGACGACATTACACCAAGAGATTTTAAGAAACTAGAAGTATCAATTAATAAGTTGTTTACTAGCAGCAGCTCTT CTGCTACTAATGCTGATCACGATTTGCGACaatcaataaaatcaattttagtttcaaataatGTTATTGATGAGAATGATAAACTACTGAACTCAGTGCTTGAAAAGGGAACAACAGGACTAATCCATTTCAAGGACGACATTACACCAAGAGATTTTAAGAACATAGAAGTATCAATTAATAAGTTGTTTACTAGCAGCAGCTCTT GTACCACTAATGCTGATCACGATTTGCGACaatcaataaaatcaattttagtttcaaataatattattgatgAGAATGATAAACTACTGAACTCAGTGCTCGAAAAGGGAACAACAGGACTAAACCAATTCAAGGACGACATTACACCAAGAGATTTTAAGAAACTAGAAGTATCAATTAATAAGTTGTTTACTAGCAGCAGCTCTT CTACCACTAATGCTAATCACAATTTGCaacaatcaataaaatcaattttactttcatataaaattattgatgaGAATAATAAACTACTGAACTCAGTGCTCGAAAAAGGAACAACAGGACTAAACCAATTCAAGGACGACATTACACCAAGAGTTTTTAAGAAACTAGAAGTATCAATTAATAAGTTGCTTGCTAGCAGCAGCTATG gtGTGGATTAA